The Acidobacteriota bacterium DNA window CCTGGGCGTCCTTGTTCCAACTGATGTGACTGAGGATGTTCGTGACGGCGATACCGACCGTGTAGCTGTCGTTCAGCTTCAGCGAGGCGCCGACGTCAAAGGCGTACCCGGTGCCGCCCGACGCGGTTCGGGCGGTCATTCGTCCCTCGCCCTCGAAGCCGGTGGCCTCAGTCGAGATAAGGCCTTCCAGGTCGGTTACTTCTTCGATCGCGATCCCCCGCAAGTACTTGACACCGGCGCCGAGCGCCAACTGGCGCGTCCCGGCACTGTACACGGGGGTTCCATAGGAAAAGCCGATCGACACGTAGCTCACGGCTTCCGAGTAGGAGCCGATGACGTCGATGGTGTCGGCGAAGGCATTGCCGTTCAGGACCAGCTCAAATATGTCCCTGCTCAGGTTGACGTCCGCGGCCCCCACCCCGGTCACGACAAAGCCGAAATTGCGGTACGTTGCCGAAAGAACCGAGGCCTCGACTTTGCCCGACAACTTCAGCCCCTCGTCCGGAATGCACGAGAGGATGTCATTCTTGTCGCTGCCGGTGAGAAGGGCGCCCGTGTACTTGTTGTAATCGCCGAGCGTGAAGGCGTTGTTGACGATGCTGGCCCCGAGTCCGAACAGTTCCACGCCGGTGCGGCGGTAGTCGTTCAGGCCCAGGTTGGCCGGGTTGTGCCGGGAAGCATCGACACCTTCCGCCAGCGCCGAATACGCTCCGGCCATGGCGACGCTTCTTGCCGAGGACTGTCCGCCGGCGGCAACCGACGCCGTCGCGGTTATCGTCACAAGGACCGCTAGTATCATGTGTTTCACGGCTGCCACCTTTGTTCTGACAGTTATCCTGCTGCTTTTCGTGAGCTTTCTCATGACCGCCGCCCTAGAAACTTCCGTCAAAGAGGTATTCCACCTCGACGCGTCCCATGATCGTGATGGCGTTGTCCGGAGTCAGCTTCACTACCTGGCCGCCCGAATCCTCGAGCACCAGCTGCGTGAGAATGTACAGGGAATCGGTGTTCAGAATCTGGACGTCCTCGTCGGTCAGCACGACCGTGTCGACAATCTCCGAACTGCCGATCGACACGCCGCCCAGGTGGGGTGCCGCCCCGACCGAGAGGTCGGATATGTCCAGATCGTAGCCGGCCGGCGAAACGTCCGAGGTCCGGCTGAGGTAGACGTTGGCGGTAACGCCCAGCGGAAGTGAGTTCGTGATCTGGTAGACGAATGTCGCCCGCTCGACGTGCTCGGTAACCAGGTCGATGTTGTCAACGTCGATTTGCTCATCCTGAATGTCCGTTTCGATAGTCGAGCCGGTGACCACCATCTCCAGTGGCGCGTAAAAGCTCAGCGTGGCGTGAACGAAATCACCGACTTGCAAGGTGCCCGTCGATACGCCGTCCGCGAACTGCGCCGTGCCCGTTACGGTTACCTGGCTCGGGATAGGGCTCAGGAATGAGGACGCCGAGTCATTGATAATGAAGCTCGTGACGGACGAGTCGGCGGTGCCCGCCGCGACCGGGCCGTTGATAATGAGGACTCTGCCGTTATCGCCCGTCAGCTGGACGTCGAGGGTGCCGGGCAGTTGAACGGCGTTTTCGATCCGGACCGTCAGCACCACCGTAGCCAGTTCGAAACCGTCAAAGCCGCTGGGAACGTCGATGTCCTGCTGCGTGGAGCCGACGTCGACCTGCTTCGGCGAGAAAATACCTGTCACCGAGGCGAAGGAGACGGACGAAAGGGTGGTGGAGACACCGAAAGCCTGGTTCTGGTTGATGTCCACGCGCCCACCGGCCGTCACGGCCGAGAATATCAGGTCAACCTCCTGTGGCGCCGAAAGGTCCGAGGGAACCAGTTCGTACGACGAGATATCGAGGATTGCGACCTGCGTACCAACGGCTTGCACCAACCTCTGGACCTGCAGCGGCTGGCCGCCGGAGACGAGGTCCGGGAGTTCGCATGTCACGGTCGCCGCCAGGGGCGTGTTGTTGGTCAGGATGATCTGCAGGCTTCCACTCTGAATCGCGGCATGGTGGATCTCAACGGTGGTACCG harbors:
- a CDS encoding DUF5723 family protein, which translates into the protein MRKLTKSSRITVRTKVAAVKHMILAVLVTITATASVAAGGQSSARSVAMAGAYSALAEGVDASRHNPANLGLNDYRRTGVELFGLGASIVNNAFTLGDYNKYTGALLTGSDKNDILSCIPDEGLKLSGKVEASVLSATYRNFGFVVTGVGAADVNLSRDIFELVLNGNAFADTIDVIGSYSEAVSYVSIGFSYGTPVYSAGTRQLALGAGVKYLRGIAIEEVTDLEGLISTEATGFEGEGRMTARTASGGTGYAFDVGASLKLNDSYTVGIAVTNILSHISWNKDAQEHGYLFAFDTMTIDNVDEDYVVSDEYSRPVESFSTALPAVMTVGVAKRSRSVNWAVDWEQGLSRGAGASTRPRLCLGAEWWPITAIPVRTGCSAGGGKSLAFSFGSGVRLASFYFDYALVSGTAFSGYSAKGLNLAISTGIQF